A window of Phragmites australis chromosome 2, lpPhrAust1.1, whole genome shotgun sequence genomic DNA:
ACAGCTGCACAAGTTgtggctctctctttttcttatttattttgtGCGTAGGAGGTTTTGGGGGGTTCAGGCTGGTGGTGGAATTAGACTAGATTAGATATAGAAATCCTGGATAGTTGTAACCTTCGGAGAAGACGCTTGGTCCAAAATTTTCCAGCCAAGTGCTGCTACTGCTACTGCTATGTACAATGGACTCAAGGACTATCTAATAAAACTAAATTTATATGATTGTCGCCAGCAGCATGTATGGTTGATGTACCCAAAGAACAATTTCACAGCTCCTGGTATTCCTGAGCGGTGGTAAAGGTGATCTTTGTAATCTATTTCCTCACTGATTTCATGTTGCATATGTTATTTGCTCCTCAGTAGCACCTGGTAAAGGGTTTTGCGATTCTGTTGCATTCTCGAAGTGGTTGAAACTTGCAAGTTTACCTTTTTGCATCACAAATGTCATGTGAGCAAATAGTGCCAACCAGCCAGCATGCTCCTGTGCCTGATGAACGTTGTATGTAACTTTTCTAGGAATTACATAACCTcatgtttaaatattttttgagttCCTAATGCAATATCTCTACCTAGCTCTTTGATCTATTCAAAGTTTTTGTGTTTTCCCACGGTGTCCCTAAattgtttttctaaaaagaagTTCTGCATTTCAATTTCCAAAGGAATCCAGGCATGAAGTTAACTCCGTTGATATGGGCGGTTCTTGCACACGATAGCTAAACAAAATTGTCAtacattttgaagaaaacaAAACTCTGGTAACATATAGTTTGATCAGACACATTGTCTCATCGTGCATTGTTCTAGCCTCCAACAAGCAGCCAAAAAAGAGGAAATTCGTAAAAAAAGTGCCACAGAAAACTCTGTTGAAAAGACGAAAAATACGTtcctaaaaaaagaaagatacaCGAAAAACAAAGGTAGATATGAGAAGGAAAAACCGCGTGCGCCGGTGGTGAAGGGATGGGTGAGAATTATTGCATATAATTGTAGAGAGATAAAGAAGTAGAGAATGAAAGTAATAAACTCTTGTATTAATTTATAaagtatttatatatttatacaaattaaataaacataataaaagaatatatctattaaaaatacaCACCTTCCCAGCTAGAATTACCAACTGTCACCTCCCTCACCTGGAGAGTGACTGGCAGGGGCTGCCTATATATAACACGATGGCGGTGGCTTTCCCGAAGCGAAGCGAGGCGAGTGAGCCCACCGCCCTCGCCACGTCACCACCCCCTTCTTCCACCCCCTCCGCCGccatgggccgccgcgtgccatCGTCGACGAGCTCGCCGGAGCTCCGGCGCAAGCGCACGGCGGCGCCTCCCCCCTCTTCCCCTGCGCCACGGCGCTTCTGCTCGATCTCCGACGTCATGCGCCGCTCCCTGCCCGTCGACGCGCCGCCCCCCGTCGCCCGCGCGCGCGAGGCCATCTACAGCAGCATTCTCTGCGACGTGTGCGGCTCCGGCGACCGCGACGAGGAGATGCTCCTCTGCGACGGCTGCGACCGCGGCCGCCACATCTTCTGCCTCCGCCCCATCGCCGCCAGGGTCCCCACCGGCCCCTGGTTCTGCCCCGCCTGCGCCCCGCCCCGCAAGACCATCAAAAGTGCGTCTTTCGAGGCGCTGTGCGAGCTCGATCTCGCCATTTCAATCTTCGCCACTCCTTTCATTTCCATGCTGCTCGccttttgtggatggttgctttTTCTCACATTCTCACTGTTTTTCGTGGTGCCTTCTGTTCTGGGGACTTTTTAGGGTTTCCGATGAAGCAGACAAAGATCGTTGATTTCTTCCGGATTCAAAAGGATGACCAGGATGTAGAGGCGGCAAAATGTAGGCTCTCCCAAGGTAATTCCAATTAGCGGAGATCATGAAAAGTGCACCATTGCATTATTGTGAAATGTGAGACCTTTTGTTTTCGTTGCTTGGGTGGATGATCGATGAAACAGCGGCTATGCTATTGGATTGGATTCTGTTAGAGGCCTTAAGCTTTGGCAACATCTGATTATATTgtattataaatattttatctaaAATGTGATCATTTTACAGGTCTGATGCACCCGTTAAGAGCTAGCAATAGCAAAAATTCCTGTTAGTATTCCACCTATGGTTTTTTTGGGATGCTCTATTTTTTATTCTCGAATTGTTTGTCTGCATGGCTGGCCACTTGATGCAGTAGTGCCTGCAAATATCTCCACTGAATTGGAATTTCTAGGCAATGAACAATACAATGACCTTACAATATGACGAAATCACTTGCATCATGACTAGATATTGGCGGGAAAACATCATTGAACAAAATTTTTAGTCCGTGTTAATTATGCATGCTTGCATAGTAGTAATGGCAATGTGAGATTGAAACAAATGGTGTGGCTCACTTTGTAGATCATTCAAGTTTGAACGGATTGACCGACTTCCATTTGTGGGATATGTTGCACGTGTACCCTATTGATTATCTTGGTTGCATTCATTTGGCCATAAAAATAGTTCCCGCGTTCCGTAAGAATCCATATTTGCACTGGTCTTATTGCTGAGCACTGGATGTATTAATACCGTGTTATTTATTTATGAGCTGCTCATTTTTCAACACGCTAGCTACGATCCTGTCAAAGCAAATTGAGCCTTAAAGTAGGCTTTTGGTTAAGTTTTAAAACTGTTATCCACGTTGTTAAACCCCATCAGATAATGGGATGGTCCAAAGTGAATTTTCAAGGGTCACTTAAAGGAGTTCAGTAGTTCACAGCGTTAAAAAATTGGGATTATTTTGGTAATAACTTTGTATGTGCCATATATCTCACAGATACTACAAAATGCAAAATCTGGTACAAAAGGTGGCCTGCCATGTTCCATAATATTTTTACTGGATAGGTTACTACACACTACATAGAATAACTAGGAGTATCAAACACACAGCTTCCTTCTAAATATTTTGTTGAAGTTGATGTAGTTATTCACTTAGAAAGTATTTCTTTTGCTTGCTCCTTACGTTTGTTGAGTGCACACTTGTCTTGCGCCTTGTGCCTTAGGCAAGTTAAGGACATAGCGCCTCAAGTACAAGTTAAGGATTCTTTTGTTAGATTCAGACACAAACTGAACTAGTGTTGAATACGTATATGAATCAGATTGTGTATGAATATGCATTTGCTATGGACTTAACGCAAgtaatttacttaaccttgtttAGATGCTAGGAGGCGACGGAAGCGCTCTCTCGTTATGcacaagaagaggaggagggtaCTGCCATTTGTTCCAACTGAAGATAGAGCTAGAAGGCTCAAACAAATGGCTTCTCTAGCCACTGCTTTGACGTCTTCAAAAACAGAGTTCAGTAACGAGTTGACTTACATGCCTGGTATGGCCCCTAGATCTTCCAATCAGGCAAGGCTGGAGGAAGGCGGTATGCAGGTTAGCAAATATTTCGCTCAAAATAATGTTACAATTTGAACCTTTTGTTATTCTAATTTTACATTCTCAACTTTCAAGGTTCTTACCAAAGAGGATAAAGAAACCATTGAACTCTGCAGAACCATGCAACAAAGAGGAGAATGCCCTCCACTTCTTGTGGTTTTTTATTCCCGTGAAGGGTACTTTCTTGACTCAAGACACTCGGATATTTACATTTGGAAAATTCGTGTATATACCATTGAGAATTCGTGGTTCTGCTCGCGTGCCATCCCAAAGTTGCTATTTGTGTGTACGCCTTTGTGTGTATACCACTGGAACTAGTGTGTGCGCCACTGAAAATGGCACACACGCAACTTCCAGTGGCATGCACACAAGTAGCGAGTTTGAGACGGCACCCAAGCAAAACGTCGAATACTCAATGGCATACGCACAAAATATCCTTTACTTTTTCAGTACACAGAAATGAAACTTATGCATAGCTATTTTCAGTTTCACTGTGCAGGCTGATGAGGATATTAAGGATATGACTTTCATCGCTGAATATATTGGGGATGTTGATTATTTGGAGAACAGGGCCAATGATGATTGTGACTGTATAATGACACTTCTTTTGCCAGCAGATCCTTCGAAGAGGCTGGTTATTTGTCCTGACAAACGTGGAAACGTTTCTCGGTTTATTAATGGCATTAATAACCACACTCCGTAAGTAGTTGCTTTTCTGCTTGTAGGGTCAGTTTTCAGTTGTTGCATTGTGCTGTGATAGATTCTACTTCCAACAAAATTTTGTTGCTATGGATCCAAAAAAGATGCTTTCAGCTAGCTCCTTGGCTGCTTTTATTCGTAAGTAGAAAAAGGAAAGTGCTTTCGAAATGCCACCGCAACGCCAAACGGAGCCTTAATTTTGTTAAATGAGCTAGATGTATCTGTATGCTATGGTCAGCATTTGCATGTTAGTTGTCTATTATTTTGTAGCAATTCATTTTTATGCCTTCTGCCTTGCAGAACTTGTTGTAAATAATTCAATGTTCTCTACCTCAAAGAAAGGAAGCCTACTGTATTCTAAGTTTGAAACTATTAAATTCTTGCAGGGATGGCAAAAAGAAGCAGAATGTCAAATGTGTCCGGTACGACATTGATGGGGAGAGCCATGTCTTGTTGATCGCCTGCCGTGATATAGCTTGTGGTGAAAAGCTATATTATGATTACAATGGATACGAGTATGCGTACCCTACTCATCATTTCCTCTAACTTAACCCTAATTTTTTTGACCTGCCCAATATTAAGGAGTCTGGGCAAAATAGGGCTTATTGGCAATATTTCCAGTTTTGCCACCAAAATCCAATAATTTATATACTGCCTGTTGGTACAAATGACAAATTTAATCCAATTTTCAGAAGAGATCCTATTTGACAGAAATTGATAGGTGCTGGGGACTGGTAGTGAAGGAATATCTTCATTCAGTTGTGGAGCCAAGAGGAATCTTCGGTGTTCCTGCTCTCAAGATGCATCTTCTCATtcgtattttattttttattcaggGATTCACATCCCTTTTGTGAGAGTAAAtatttgtgtgtgtgtctatTTATAAGAGTGTTGTAGTAGAACTAACTGTTCCTGGTTAGAGGCACATTTCAAATTGAAAGAAAACTTATGTTCTCTTGCAAATTGTGTGGCCATCGGTTTGGCTTTATTGTTGTTAAATGTGGATGCAATTGTCCCCATCCTTGTCAGTTCATCGTCCTCTATGCTCGAAACTGTGGGTATGGTTGTTGTGATTTTCTTTCTTCCTGGTGGGAGAACTGTTCTGGAGCAAAGAGTGAGTCATACACACACAACTTGggagaagatttttttttttttttacagccgGGTCCTTTTTACCTAGGATTTTACTTGGAAGTTTTTTATAGGAGGAGATGCGGGAGGGGGGAATCGAAACCTCCCGGCTCACCACGCACATGTGGGTGTTGCCAATCGAACTTGGGGGAAGATGGAGGAGCGAGTAATCATATTCAGCATCGACACAGGGTAGGGTATTCAGCTGTATAATTAGCAGCTCATTTGCTGCTATGTAGTTCAGCAGGAGCCGTTGAAGAGGAGGTTGTGTTGTGTACATTTGCTCTGGCCCGGTAGAATCTAGCTTGGCTAGATCAGATGTGGGCAGGCACCTGACACTGTGCTGAATACCTTGTTTCGCCTCGTATTTTAATGGGTAAAATgcaaaaaaatctcaaaagttAGTCTGGTTTTGAATCTCCAGAAGTTGTTTtgtgggaaaaaaaaaagtcagttGGGTTTTGAGATTCCATCTAgaattcaaaagatttgaatttgattgaaattcaGCTGAAATGAATATAAGAATTAGATCCAAATCTCTACTCAAAGAACTataaaaacaattaaaccaaaatacatatgctcaatttattgcaagaattaatttaaaatttaatttggtgctctttgaaatacttaaccaaaataatatatttgaatatatacatacatgtgtatgtatatttttttttattttatgttggtttaataattagaatttttttaaaaaagaaaggattttgactattttctaaataattagaatttagtatttagaaaatagtcaaaattcactcttttttttaaaaaaaaaacccaattattaaaccaacataaaattaatgatatatatatatatatatgtgtgtgtgtgtgtgtgtgtgtgtgtgtgtgtgtgtgtgtgtgtgtgtgtgtgtgtgtgttgtatGTATATTATGTGCCTAGGTGTAACTGCAGTTCACGTTGCGCCTAGCCACTCAACGAGCCTGTTTCTCCTTATGCGCCCCGGTCGAGCCAACTCCCTCCCTGCGCTCCCCGACCGAGCCTTCCTCCCTCCCACGCGCTCTCGACCGAGCCAGGAGTTACGTCCATATAAGTCACCAGTTGCGCTTTGTGTTATACTACAGTTACAACCTGTGTTATAGTGTGATTTAGAAACAGCCGAGTTACAATATGCTTAATAACATAGTTACAATACGGTAGATACCCCAGTTATGATctcaaaagcagtatagttgcgatTCACAAGAAATATCAATTACTACAAGAATTACGTCCATATAAATCACCAGTTGCGTTTTGTACAATACTGTAGTTACTGATAATTGGTACGTTGTGTTTGTAGTAACTGGTATACTATGTTGATAGTAACTGATATACTGTGTTTGTAGTAACTAGTATACTGTGTTGGTAGTAATTACATTGCCTTACATATTGTAACTACCTTGCATTTTGATGTTACAACTATCCTGCCTAAATGTGTTCAAAATCCTGAATGTTTTGATTGTAACCAGTGTACTATCCTGGTAGTAACTGGTCTCACTCTCGTATAGCACGAGATCAGTGGGTTGCGGTCGGGGATTGCGTGAGAGATCGGTGCGGCATCGGTCAGGGAGGTGCAAGGGTGGAAGCTGCGTTGATCATAGTCATGCGGGGATTGGTTGGGCGCGGTCAGGGATTGGTACGCGGGATCGGTGGTGCGCGACGCAACGACAATCTAATCTACGCCTAAGCGCAGATTAGACTCGCcgtatacatgtatgtatatattcaaatatattattttgattaagtatttcaaagagcattaaattaaattctaaattaatccttaCAATAAATTAAACATATGCATTttgatttaattatttttatagttCTCCAAGTGAAGATTTAAATCTAATTCTTATATTCATTTCAGctaaatttcaatcaaatttaaaaaaaaattgaattctGAGGGGAACCTCAAAACGAGACTGACTTTTGAGGGAGAGGgggtttgcaacaaaataacttctAGAGAAGAATCTCAAAACCAAACTGACTTTGAGGGTTTGTATTTTTCCCTATTTTAATGCCTGACTGGTTGGCACGGTGAATGGATCCTAGCCCGAAGAGCCGAGATGCGGCCACCAGGTGGCGAGGGAGACAGAGATGCACCGTTCATGGACTTGACAATCTGAAGAGGATCCGCCCCAGCTCTACATCTTGTGACGGAAATACGGTGCTTAGCATTTCGTTTCAGGGCAATCACGGTCTACCAGTTCAGTGCGGCATGCTCAGCATACCCATCACCATTCAAATACTGGAACTGATACACCATTGTGTGTGTTCGACATGATTGTGTGATGCGACCTGATCACATCTTCATGGCTTCATGCCATTCTCAGCTCCCTCGGAATGAACATATAACCAGGTAAAGAGAACAAGTGTCTAAACACCCACGCAACAAAATCGTAGACGTGATGGTCGCGAGCAGCCATAGCAACAGACTCGAGATCAATCTGAGCCCCAAGCCTCGTCACGCATTGCTTGTCGAGCGGTGATACGAttccttctctcttcctcttgtttCTTCAGCTCATCTGAGCCAAAGTTTGAGAACTGCCTTAAACCCATCCCATGAGCAATTA
This region includes:
- the LOC133909669 gene encoding probable Histone-lysine N-methyltransferase ATXR5 — its product is MAVAFPKRSEASEPTALATSPPPSSTPSAAMGRRVPSSTSSPELRRKRTAAPPPSSPAPRRFCSISDVMRRSLPVDAPPPVARAREAIYSSILCDVCGSGDRDEEMLLCDGCDRGRHIFCLRPIAARVPTGPWFCPACAPPRKTIKRFPMKQTKIVDFFRIQKDDQDVEAAKCRLSQDARRRRKRSLVMHKKRRRVLPFVPTEDRARRLKQMASLATALTSSKTEFSNELTYMPGMAPRSSNQARLEEGGMQVLTKEDKETIELCRTMQQRGECPPLLVVFYSREGFTVQADEDIKDMTFIAEYIGDVDYLENRANDDCDCIMTLLLPADPSKRLVICPDKRGNVSRFINGINNHTPDGKKKQNVKCVRYDIDGESHVLLIACRDIACGEKLYYDYNGYEYAYPTHHFL